The genomic interval CACCTCGACCACGTCGTAGGTGCCGTCGTCCCAGACGACCTCGACCGCGGCGGCCGGGATGTTCTCGAACAGGCTCCGGAAGCGGTCGCTCACCCCGTTACCGTCGTCACCGTCGCCGCCGCGCCGCTCCGTGGACATACCGTTCGGACAGAAGCGGCCTATATAAAAATCGAGGGCGCGACCGCAACGGCCTTTCCGTGGCGGGGTGTGGGTCGGCCATGTCCTCGGCACGGCTCAGCGACTCGTACACCGAGATGACGGAACTGCTCCTCCCGAACGACACGAACAACCTCGGGCGCGCGCTCGGGGGCGCGGTGCTCCACTGGATGGACATCTGTGCCGCCATCGCGGCGATGCGCTTCTCCGGCAAGCAGTGTGTCACCGCCTCGGTGGACCACGTCGACTTCCTCGCGCCTATCGACCTCGGGGAGGTGGCCGTCATCGAGGGGTACGTGTTCAACGTCGGCCGCACCAGTATCGACGTGCGCGTCGAGGTGCGCGCGGAGGACCCCAAGGCCGGCGAGTCGCGCGCGACGACCACCTCGTTTCTCACTTTCGTCGCGCTGGACGGGGACGGACGGCCGACCGAGGTGCCCGAGGTCGCCTGCGAGACGGCGAACGAGGAG from Halosegnis marinus carries:
- a CDS encoding acyl-CoA thioesterase yields the protein MSSARLSDSYTEMTELLLPNDTNNLGRALGGAVLHWMDICAAIAAMRFSGKQCVTASVDHVDFLAPIDLGEVAVIEGYVFNVGRTSIDVRVEVRAEDPKAGESRATTTSFLTFVALDGDGRPTEVPEVACETANEEALRERALEERRAQLEEYADRL